The following coding sequences are from one Panthera leo isolate Ple1 chromosome E1, P.leo_Ple1_pat1.1, whole genome shotgun sequence window:
- the LOC122205892 gene encoding 40S ribosomal protein S29-like produces the protein MGHRRLYWSYRRKCGRGSHSCHICSNQHSPIRKCGLNMCRPCFCQSMKGIGFVKLVEANFLEWIIQDIHLNCRYPRYPP, from the coding sequence ATGGGTCACCGGCGACTCTACTGGAGTTATCGGAGAAAATGTGGCCGGGGTTCTCACTCTTGTCACATCTGTTCAAACCAGCACAGTCCGATCAGGAAATGTGGCCTCAATATGTGCCGCCCGTGTTTCTGTCAGTCCATGAAGGGTATAGGTTTCGTTAAGTTGGTTGAAGCGAACTTCCTTGAATGGATCATCCAAGACATACACCTTAACTGCAGATACCCAAGATACCCACCTTAA